One stretch of Halichoerus grypus chromosome 8, mHalGry1.hap1.1, whole genome shotgun sequence DNA includes these proteins:
- the KLHL28 gene encoding kelch-like protein 28, with protein sequence MDHTSPTYMLANLTHLHSEQLLQGLNLLRQHHELCDIILRVGDVKIHAHKVVLASISPYFKAMFTGNLSEKENSEVEFQCIDETALQAIVEYAYTGTVFISQDTVESLLPAANLLQIKLVLKECCAFLESQLDPGNCIGISRFAETYGCHDLYLAATKYICQNFEAVCQTEEFFELTHADLDEIVSNDCLNVATEETVFYALESWIKYDVQERQKYLAQLLNSVRLPLLSVKFLTRLYEANHLIRDDRTCKHLLNEALKYHFMPEHRLSHQTVLMTRPRCAPKVLCAVGGKSGLFACLDSVEMYFPQNDSWIGLAPLNIPRYEFGICVLDQKVYVIGGIETNVRPGITIRKHENSVECWNPDTNTWTSLERMNESRSTLGVVVLAGELYALGGYDGQSYLQSVEKYIPKIRKWQPVAPMTTTRSCFAAAVLDGMIYAIGGYGPAHMNSVERYDPSKDSWEMVASMADKRIHFGVGVMLGFIFVVGGHNGVSHLSSIERYDPHQNQWTVCRPMKEPRTGVGAAVIDNYLYVVGGHSGSSYLNTVQKYDPISDTWLDSAGMIYCRCNFGLTAL encoded by the exons ATGGACCACACGTCCCCAACCTACATGCTTGCTAACTTAACCCACTTACATTCGGAACAACTTCTGCAGGGCTTGAATCTTCTTCGTCAACATCACGAACTCTGTGACATCATTCTTCGAGTCGGTGATGTTAAAATCCATGCTCACAAAGTGGTACTTGCCAGCATCAGCCCATATTTCAAAGCTATGTTCACTGGAAACCTTTCTGAAAAAGAGAACAGTGAGGTTGAGTTTCAGTGCATTGATGAAACTGCTCTCCAGGCCATTGTGGAGTATGCCTATACAggaactgtttttatttcacaggACACAGTTGAATCTCTCCTTCCAGCAGCAAACCTACTCCAGATAAAACTTGTCCTGAAGGAATGTTGTGCATTTCTTGAAAGCCAGCTTGATCCTGGTAATTGTATCGGAATTTCTCGTTTTGCAGAGACATACGGTTGTCATGACCTTTATTTGGCAGCTACTAAATACATATGCCAGAATTTTGAAGCTGTTTGCCAGACTGAAGAGTTTTTTGAGCTTACCCATGCTGATTTAGATGAAATTGTTTCCAATGACTGTTTGAATGTAGCtactgaagagactgttttttatGCCCTTGAGTCTTGGATCAAGTATGATGTACAAGAACGTCAGAAATACTTAGCACAGCTACTTAATAGTGTGAGATTACCATTGCTGAGTGTTAAGTTTCTCACTAGACTATATGAAGCAAATCATCTTATTCGTGATGATCGCACTTGTAAACATCTTTTGAATGAAGCCCTAAAGTACCACTTTATGCCTGAACATAGACTCTCTCATCAGACTGTCCTGATGACACGACCTCGCTGTGCTCCCAAAGTACTTTGTGCCGTAGGAGGAAAATCTGGACTATTTGCCTGTTTGGATAG TGTGGAGATGTACTTTCCTCAGAATGACTCTTGGATTGGTTTGGCACCCCTAAACATTCCTCGCTATGAATTTGGAATATGTGTTTTAGACCAAAAAGTGTATGTTATAGGTGGTATTGAAACGAACGTGCGTCCTGGCATCACtatcagaaaacatgaaaattcaGTAGAATGCTGGAATCCTGATACAAATACCTGGACTTCtcttgagagaatgaatgagagcCGCAGTACCCTTGGAGTAGTAGTACTTGCAGGAGAACTTTATGCTTTAGGTGGTTATGATGGACAATCTTATTTACAATCTGTAGAGAAGTATAttcctaaaataagaaaatggcaaCCTGTGGCACCAATGACTACAACAAGAAGCTGTTTTGCTGCAGCCGTGTTGGATGGAATGATATATGCCATTGGTGGGTATGGTCCTGCCCACATGAACAG TGTGGAGCGTTATGATCCAAGTAAGGACTCCTGGGAGATGGTTGCATCTATGGCAGATAAAAGGATTCACTTTGGTGTGGGTGTCATGCTAGGCTTTATTTTTGTGGTGGGTGGACATAATGGTGTCTCACATTTGTCAAGCATTGAAAGATATGACCCTCATCAAAATCAGTGGACTGTGTGTAGACCAATGAAAGAACCCAGAACAG GGGTTGGTGCTGCAGTAATTGATAACTACCTTTATGTAGTTGGTGGTCACTCAGGGTCTTCCTATCTGAATACCGTGCAGAAATACGACCCTATATCAGATACGTGGCTGGATTCAGCTGGCATGATATACTGTCGCTGCAACTTCGGATTAACAGCACTTTGA